In one Pseudomonas sp. R84 genomic region, the following are encoded:
- a CDS encoding methyl-accepting chemotaxis protein gives MSIRSLNIAPRAGLGFGLLALMVFALGAFALLQMSNMRAQSDEVDNNWLPSVMAVGEMSQDMLRLRALTMRLLLNRDPQALEQNVAKLNELRGVLSEAQQRYDVLIVLPEERKLFDRFKVAEHQYLEFQAQVMQLSAQNRVEEAATILNGQMSPLADEIAVLLRELVELNKHNANLATEAARLVFTSSRVWVGVMVGITALITIGLALLLTRSIVLPLAQSLGVAEVVAGGDLTGDINISGKDEPARLLHALKSMQHNLRDTIRQISESSSQLASASEELSCVTEDATRGLHQQSLEIEQAATAVNQMTAAVEEVASNAVATSEASRESDRIAQHGRQQVHQTVLSIESLADDVTANASQVEDLAQKVYSISKVLDVIRSIAEQTNLLALNAAIEAARAGDAGRGFAVVADEVRALAHRTQQSTQEIEQMIGGIQQGTDSAVSSMQQSNVRARSTLELAKAAGTALEEIASAFTLINERNLVIASASEEQAAVAREVDRNLMNIRDLAMQTSAGANQTSAASQELSRLAVDLNSMVAKFSV, from the coding sequence ATGAGTATCCGTAGTCTCAATATTGCCCCGCGCGCCGGGCTCGGTTTTGGCTTGTTGGCGTTGATGGTATTTGCCCTCGGGGCGTTCGCTTTATTGCAAATGTCGAACATGCGCGCGCAGTCCGACGAGGTTGATAACAACTGGCTGCCGAGCGTGATGGCGGTCGGTGAGATGAGCCAGGACATGCTGCGCCTGCGCGCATTGACCATGCGCCTGCTGCTCAATCGAGATCCGCAGGCACTCGAACAGAACGTTGCCAAGCTCAATGAATTACGCGGTGTGCTCAGTGAGGCCCAGCAGCGTTATGACGTGCTGATCGTACTGCCCGAGGAGCGCAAGCTATTTGACCGCTTCAAGGTCGCCGAGCACCAGTACCTGGAGTTTCAGGCGCAGGTCATGCAGTTGTCTGCGCAGAATCGGGTCGAGGAGGCCGCGACCATTCTCAACGGTCAGATGAGTCCCTTGGCCGATGAAATTGCAGTGCTTTTGCGCGAACTGGTCGAACTGAATAAACACAATGCCAATCTCGCCACCGAAGCAGCGCGGCTGGTGTTTACCAGTTCGCGGGTGTGGGTCGGCGTGATGGTCGGTATCACTGCGCTGATCACCATTGGCTTGGCCCTGTTGCTGACGCGCAGCATCGTGCTGCCGCTGGCGCAATCGTTGGGTGTCGCCGAGGTGGTGGCAGGAGGTGATCTGACCGGCGATATCAACATCAGCGGCAAGGACGAACCGGCGCGACTGCTGCACGCGCTCAAGAGCATGCAACACAACCTGCGTGACACGATTCGGCAAATCTCCGAGTCCTCCAGTCAATTGGCCTCGGCCTCGGAAGAGCTGAGTTGCGTCACGGAAGACGCTACGCGCGGTTTGCACCAGCAGAGCCTGGAAATCGAACAGGCGGCCACGGCGGTCAATCAGATGACGGCTGCGGTGGAGGAGGTGGCAAGCAATGCCGTGGCCACGTCCGAGGCCTCTCGTGAATCCGATCGTATTGCCCAGCATGGCCGTCAACAGGTGCATCAAACGGTGTTGTCTATTGAATCGCTCGCCGATGATGTGACAGCCAATGCAAGTCAGGTGGAAGATCTGGCGCAGAAGGTTTACAGCATCAGCAAAGTGCTGGACGTGATTCGTTCGATTGCCGAGCAGACCAATCTGCTCGCTTTGAATGCTGCGATCGAGGCGGCGCGGGCTGGTGATGCCGGACGTGGGTTTGCGGTGGTAGCGGATGAGGTACGGGCCTTGGCGCATCGCACTCAGCAATCGACTCAGGAAATCGAGCAGATGATTGGCGGCATTCAGCAGGGCACCGATTCGGCGGTCAGTTCGATGCAGCAAAGCAATGTGCGCGCGCGTTCGACGCTCGAGTTGGCCAAGGCGGCCGGGACTGCACTTGAAGAGATCGCCTCGGCGTTCACGCTGATCAACGAGCGTAATCTGGTGATCGCCAGTGCTTCAGAGGAGCAGGCGGCTGTGGCACGTGAGGTTGATCGCAATCTGATGAATATTCGTGATCTGGCGATGCAGACCTCGGCGGGGGCCAATCAGACCAGTGCGGCCAGTCAGGAGTTGTCGCGGTTGGCGGTGGATCTGAACAGCATGGTGGCGAAGTTTTCGGTTTGA
- a CDS encoding amidohydrolase family protein produces the protein MSLYRLSLACLLVFAGNVSAREYTYSDAHLHYVDFFQESAGMAKLLTAMKGGSVEHVMISGIPVAKKWHEDEPKRPRYYAGDDADAYWYSATDVIVADAVQKLSAEQRPYFHPFLSGFNPNDKNSAAHIQRMLDLYPGLWQGIGEVFTRHDDLTALTSGDTPRANNEAMTKIYHLAAENDLPVMLHSNITSKREKNPLYLKEIEEPLRNHPHTRFIWAHAGTSAEIHRHQTQLTFLLPTLTRMLEAYPNLFIDLSWSMLTPYLLDEQGKPRAEWLALVEKYPERFMLGSDVVGRFNKLGEEMHSFKPFLDALPEDVAKKVARDNFLAILPRTVLKSGKSTLNR, from the coding sequence GTGTCCCTGTATCGTTTGAGTCTTGCCTGTTTGTTGGTATTTGCCGGCAACGTCAGCGCCCGCGAGTACACCTACAGCGATGCGCACCTGCATTACGTGGATTTTTTCCAGGAAAGTGCTGGCATGGCGAAATTGCTGACGGCGATGAAGGGCGGTTCCGTCGAGCATGTGATGATTTCCGGTATTCCGGTTGCTAAGAAGTGGCATGAGGACGAACCCAAGCGCCCGCGCTATTACGCCGGGGATGACGCCGATGCTTACTGGTATAGCGCGACCGACGTGATTGTCGCCGACGCGGTGCAAAAACTGAGCGCCGAGCAGCGCCCGTACTTTCATCCGTTCCTCTCGGGCTTCAATCCCAACGACAAGAACTCCGCCGCACATATCCAGCGCATGCTCGATCTGTATCCGGGGCTGTGGCAGGGCATCGGTGAGGTGTTCACCCGCCACGACGACCTGACAGCGCTGACCTCTGGCGACACGCCACGCGCCAACAACGAAGCGATGACCAAGATCTATCATTTGGCCGCCGAGAACGATTTGCCGGTGATGCTGCATTCCAATATCACCTCCAAGCGTGAGAAGAATCCGCTGTACTTGAAGGAAATCGAGGAGCCGCTGCGCAATCACCCGCACACACGGTTTATCTGGGCGCACGCGGGCACCAGCGCAGAAATCCATCGGCATCAGACGCAACTGACATTCCTGTTGCCCACGCTGACGCGCATGCTTGAGGCGTATCCCAATCTGTTCATCGACTTGTCATGGAGCATGCTAACGCCGTACCTGCTGGACGAGCAGGGCAAGCCGCGAGCGGAATGGCTGGCGCTGGTCGAGAAATACCCGGAGCGCTTCATGCTGGGTTCAGACGTAGTCGGGCGATTCAACAAACTCGGTGAGGAAATGCACAGCTTCAAGCCATTCCTCGATGCATTGCCCGAGGACGTCGCGAAAAAAGTCGCTCGGGATAACTTCCTGGCGATCTTGCCGCGAACGGTGCTCAAGTCCGGCAAAAGCACGCTGAATCGTTAA
- a CDS encoding OsmC family protein codes for MTVTVNTVSAEGFRHTVQIDDHELFADVPKSAGGEGSAPEPHDYFDAALGACKALTLKMYAKKKDIPLTGVGVDVKRDNSEEQKGKYVLHVTLTLKGVLTNAQREELLRVADRCPIHKLMTTSEVTIETHAPQGFDSQ; via the coding sequence ATGACCGTTACCGTCAATACCGTCTCCGCTGAAGGTTTTCGTCACACCGTACAAATTGATGACCACGAATTGTTTGCCGACGTGCCGAAATCGGCAGGCGGCGAAGGCTCGGCACCTGAGCCGCACGACTATTTCGATGCAGCCCTCGGCGCCTGCAAAGCACTGACCCTGAAGATGTACGCGAAGAAGAAAGACATCCCGCTGACCGGTGTCGGTGTTGACGTCAAACGCGACAATAGCGAAGAGCAGAAAGGTAAATACGTCTTGCACGTCACCCTTACTCTCAAAGGCGTCCTTACCAATGCCCAGCGCGAGGAATTGCTGCGCGTTGCCGATCGCTGCCCGATTCACAAGCTGATGACCACCAGCGAAGTGACGATCGAAACCCACGCCCCACAAGGCTTCGACAGCCAGTAA